A single genomic interval of Triticum aestivum cultivar Chinese Spring unplaced genomic scaffold, IWGSC CS RefSeq v2.1 scaffold5464, whole genome shotgun sequence harbors:
- the LOC123175597 gene encoding UPF0481 protein At3g47200-like — translation MDQKDQSTDSDSCVLEMHQLAHELEDKLATLNSSKAQGGDGCRPCSIVVGKVRDLTRNVDSSEYDPDHVAIGPYNYPRPQSNNPHLAMEHDKLASLDMVLSAAKAARPAMTVDVYVKELACLERDTRNCYANTFEDMTSEQFVRMLLLDACYILSRLVGLRSHHLDLDDVGTAEAAVSSANRAEALAVVRDVFYLAENQIPFFVLEKIGELTTLDGKDRVLTEISDYALDLMRRQMYAMAAPAMVLPEQAAPGNLLHLLHMHLKPLSVSPAVPFCTADPMSVRRWRSATEYNFVGVKFKARAMGEKGLIRCILDVKLDGSGGTLEVPCLDIDSETWRLLRNLIELEQRNRETVGSHVTAYCVFISQVACTTKDVELLSKRGVIVHGHGNNEEVAKCFADLCKGIQFDPDDPNCNYLRETCKKLEKRFQSYPRRWIAWLKQRYLRNPWLAVGLLAAVIGLVLAVIQTVYSVLCYYKQQ, via the exons ATGGATCAAAAAG ACCAATCTACGGATTCGGATTCCTGCGTCCTGGAGATGCATCAGCTGGCCCATGAGCTGGAAGATAAGCTGGCCACCCTGAACTCATCCAAGGCGCAGGGCGGCGATGGTTGCCGTCCTTGCTCCATCGTCGTCGGAAAGGTCCGCGACCTCACGCGCAACGTCGACAGCAGCGAGTATGATCCTGACCACGTCGCCATCGGCCCGTACAACTACCCTCGGCCCCAGAGCAACAACCCACACCTCGCCATGGAGCATGACAAGCTGGCAAGCCTCGACATGGTGCTCTCGGCGGCGAAGGCAGCAAGACCGGCCATGACGGTGGATGTCTATGTCAAGGAGCTGGCATGCCTGGAGCGTGACACCAGGAACTGCTACGCCAACACATTTGAGGACATGACGAGCGAGCAATTCGTGCGCATGCTGCTCCTCGACGCCTGTTACATACTGTCCCGCCTTGTCGGCCTCAGATCACATCATCTAGATCTAGATGATGTGGGGACTGCGGAGGCCGCCGTCTCGTCAGCAAACAGGGCGGAGGCGCTAGCGGTGGTCCGCGACGTGTTCTATCTCGCGGAGAACCAGATACCGTTCTTCGTCCTTGAGAAGATCGGGGAGCTGACCACTTTGGACGGTAAGGATCGTGTGCTTACAGAGATCTCGGATTATGCCCTTGATCTCATGAGGAGACAAATGTACGCCATGGCCGCGCCGGCCATGGTGCTGCCAGAGCAGGCGGCACCCGGTAATCTTCTCCATCTTCTTCATATGCACTTGAAGCCACTCTCTGTCTCGCCTGCCGTGCCGTTTTGCACCGCTGATCCCATGTCTGTGCGCCGGTGGCGCTCGGCGACCGAGTACAACTTCGTGGGAGTGAAGTTCAAGGCTCGGGCCATGGGCGAGAAGGGTCTCATCCGCTGCATCCTCGACGTCAAGTTGGACGGCAGTGGCGGCACTCTGGAGGTCCCCTGCCTGGACATCGACTCCGAGACATGGCGGTTATTACGTAACTTGATAGAGCTGGAGCAACGTAACCGGGAGACGGTGGGGAGCCACGTCACGGCATACTGCGTGTTCATATCCCAGGTGGCCTGCACCACGAAGGACGTGGAGCTCCTGTCGAAGAGAGGCGTCATCGTGCATGGCCATGGGAACAATGAAGAGGTGGCCAAATGCTTCGCCGACCTTTGCAAGGGGATCCAGTTCGACCCGGATGACCCCAACTGCAACTACCTTCGGGAGACATGCAAGAAGCTTGAGAAGCGGTTCCAGAGCTACCCGCGGAGGTGGATTGCGTGGCTAAAGCAGAGGTACTTGAGGAACCCCTGGCTAGCCGTTGGCCTCCTGGCAGCTGTTATTGGCTTAGTTCTTGCAGTCATCCAAACTGTCTACTCTGTTTTGTGTTACTACAAACAACAATGA